Proteins encoded in a region of the Nocardia asteroides genome:
- a CDS encoding DUF4383 domain-containing protein, translating to MSDSIPGATTDRRSPAQVAAVAVGAVFLLVGILGFIPGITTDYSEIGWAGHHSEAQLLGIFNVSVLHNVVHLAFGIAGVLAARAATSARGYLVFGGAVYLVLWLYGLIVDPDSTANFVPLDTADNWLHFALGIGMITLGMVSARRPATRAPGAGGQTGMLE from the coding sequence ATGTCCGACTCCATACCTGGCGCGACGACAGATCGGCGGTCCCCTGCCCAGGTCGCCGCCGTGGCGGTGGGAGCGGTCTTCCTCCTTGTCGGAATTCTCGGATTCATCCCCGGCATCACCACCGACTACAGCGAAATAGGCTGGGCGGGACATCACTCCGAAGCCCAATTGCTCGGGATTTTCAACGTATCCGTGCTGCACAACGTCGTCCATCTGGCTTTCGGAATCGCCGGAGTGCTCGCCGCCCGGGCCGCCACATCGGCGCGTGGGTACCTCGTCTTCGGCGGAGCCGTCTACCTCGTCCTGTGGCTGTACGGACTCATCGTGGACCCGGACAGCACCGCCAACTTCGTGCCGCTCGACACGGCGGACAACTGGCTGCACTTCGCCCTCGGTATCGGCATGATCACGCTCGGCATGGTCTCGGCTCGGAGGCCCGCGACACGGGCGCCGGGAGCGGGTGGGCAGACCGGGATGCTGGAATGA
- a CDS encoding GDSL family lipase encodes MSIADQVSGAAVANIVPVLFDGRASITLPPGADAVSDPVSFTVAAFAPVAVSIYVPDAAGPPTEHWNANATSFYSPTGSGDLTGRADADGFSSQTGSWLYVAALDVLAAADTRAVVAFGDSITDGFVGATALSVPVDRGVADTNGRYPDMLQRRLDSAGIPISVVNAGIGSNRVLTGGEPLFLGPSGLARFERDALAVSGVGGVLVQEDINDLGLPPPADATRMIAGYEELITAAHRHGKKIWLGTLLPASDALVDGVLLASRSEIERQQINTWMRTQNLADGIVDFDAAMRDPANPSVLRGAYSSPDRLHPSLAGYRAMADAIDLALLDDALTSTC; translated from the coding sequence GTGAGCATCGCAGACCAGGTATCGGGCGCGGCGGTGGCGAACATCGTTCCGGTGCTGTTCGACGGCCGGGCATCGATCACCCTGCCTCCCGGAGCCGATGCCGTCAGCGATCCGGTGTCCTTCACCGTCGCGGCGTTCGCCCCGGTGGCGGTGAGTATCTACGTTCCCGATGCGGCGGGGCCGCCGACCGAGCACTGGAACGCCAACGCCACCTCGTTCTACTCTCCGACCGGTAGCGGTGATCTCACCGGGCGGGCAGACGCCGACGGATTCTCCTCGCAGACCGGTTCCTGGCTGTATGTCGCCGCTCTGGACGTACTGGCCGCCGCCGATACCCGCGCGGTGGTGGCATTCGGCGATTCCATCACCGACGGATTCGTGGGGGCGACCGCTTTGAGTGTGCCGGTCGACCGCGGGGTCGCCGACACCAACGGACGCTATCCCGACATGCTGCAGCGTCGTCTGGACAGCGCGGGTATTCCGATCTCGGTGGTCAACGCCGGAATCGGCAGCAATCGCGTGCTCACCGGTGGTGAGCCACTATTTCTCGGCCCGAGCGGGCTGGCACGCTTCGAACGTGACGCGCTCGCTGTGTCCGGTGTGGGCGGGGTTCTCGTGCAGGAAGATATCAACGATCTCGGGCTGCCACCGCCTGCCGATGCCACTCGGATGATCGCCGGGTACGAGGAACTCATCACCGCCGCCCACCGTCACGGCAAGAAGATCTGGCTGGGGACACTGCTGCCCGCCTCCGACGCCCTTGTCGACGGCGTCCTCCTGGCATCACGCAGCGAGATCGAGCGGCAGCAGATCAACACCTGGATGCGCACCCAGAACCTCGCCGACGGCATCGTCGACTTCGACGCCGCCATGCGCGACCCCGCCAACCCATCCGTGCTCCGAGGAGCCTATTCCAGCCCGGATCGCCTGCACCCCAGCCTCGCCGGCTATCGGGCGATGGCCGACGCCATAGACCTCGCCCTGCTCGACGACGCGCTGACCTCTACTTGCTGA
- a CDS encoding GMC family oxidoreductase N-terminal domain-containing protein produces the protein MTRISRRSLLTGVAAVGAAALGARSMAAPAAAQVNNVPLTREEHRVVVVGSGFGGGVSALRLAQAGVPVTVLERGLRWRTGPNAETFPRASSPDKRLLWCRSSSNLFGRPMVFEPYTGLVEAVPGENMTALCAAGVGGGSLVYQGMSLQPSREVFDTHFPQELDWALMDRVHYPRVAGMLGLAEAPDELIASENYRAARVFADRVRRAGMPLSKIPMPIDWDFALAELRGEMKASYTNGDGAMGVNNGGKHSVDVTYIAAAEATGRVRVETLHEVTDVERASDGRWIVHVQRLDTTGAVVEHKVLTTGALILAAGSLNTTRLLVRAGAKGLIRDLPDGLGQGWGTNADRIYVWTDPSAEFGAPQGGPVVYGSKNWDDPHAAHTVIQASIPPLSLDARSTMMVGYGVSDGRGGFTYDSARDDAILHWPAGGDSYIQDNHIGPAVHKIAGPDGMLIDTNALFPSTWHPLGGASMGAVCDLDGRVHDQPGLYVLDGALMPGNTAACNPSMTIAAVAERALDNIVARDLGNRI, from the coding sequence ATGACAAGAATCTCGCGCCGCTCACTGTTGACCGGCGTCGCCGCGGTCGGCGCCGCGGCTCTCGGTGCTCGTTCGATGGCTGCGCCCGCCGCCGCCCAGGTGAACAACGTTCCGTTGACTCGTGAAGAGCACCGTGTGGTGGTTGTCGGTTCGGGTTTCGGTGGTGGTGTCAGCGCCCTGCGCCTCGCTCAGGCGGGGGTGCCGGTGACCGTGCTCGAACGGGGCCTGCGCTGGAGGACCGGGCCGAACGCCGAGACTTTCCCACGAGCGTCCTCGCCCGACAAACGACTGCTGTGGTGCCGATCCAGCTCGAATCTGTTCGGCCGTCCGATGGTGTTCGAACCCTACACCGGCCTGGTCGAAGCGGTGCCGGGGGAGAATATGACCGCGCTGTGCGCGGCGGGCGTGGGTGGCGGTTCTCTTGTCTATCAAGGGATGTCGCTGCAACCGAGCCGGGAGGTGTTCGATACCCACTTCCCGCAAGAACTCGACTGGGCGTTGATGGACCGGGTTCATTACCCGCGCGTGGCCGGGATGCTCGGCCTTGCCGAGGCCCCCGACGAGCTGATCGCCAGCGAGAATTACCGGGCGGCGAGGGTGTTCGCCGATCGTGTCCGTCGGGCGGGCATGCCGTTGTCGAAGATCCCGATGCCCATCGACTGGGATTTCGCGCTCGCCGAACTGCGCGGGGAGATGAAAGCGTCCTACACCAACGGCGACGGCGCGATGGGCGTCAACAACGGCGGCAAGCATTCGGTCGACGTCACCTACATCGCGGCCGCCGAAGCCACCGGTCGGGTGCGGGTGGAGACCTTGCACGAGGTGACCGACGTGGAACGGGCTTCCGACGGCCGCTGGATCGTGCATGTGCAACGGCTGGACACCACCGGCGCGGTGGTCGAGCACAAGGTTCTGACCACCGGCGCGCTGATCCTGGCGGCGGGCAGTCTCAATACCACCCGGCTGCTGGTGCGTGCCGGGGCCAAGGGGCTCATCCGGGATCTGCCCGACGGATTGGGACAAGGCTGGGGTACCAACGCCGACCGCATCTACGTCTGGACCGATCCCTCGGCCGAGTTCGGCGCCCCGCAAGGCGGCCCGGTGGTCTACGGCAGCAAGAACTGGGACGACCCGCACGCCGCCCACACCGTGATCCAGGCCTCCATCCCGCCCCTGTCGCTGGACGCTCGCAGCACCATGATGGTCGGATACGGTGTCAGCGACGGACGCGGCGGCTTCACTTACGATTCGGCACGCGACGACGCGATCCTGCACTGGCCCGCCGGCGGTGACAGCTACATCCAGGACAATCACATCGGCCCCGCCGTCCACAAGATCGCCGGTCCGGACGGCATGCTGATCGATACCAACGCCTTGTTCCCCTCGACCTGGCATCCGCTCGGCGGGGCGAGCATGGGCGCGGTCTGCGATCTCGACGGACGCGTCCACGACCAACCCGGACTCTACGTGCTCGATGGAGCGCTGATGCCGGGTAACACCGCGGCGTGCAACCCGTCGATGACGATCGCCGCCGTCGCCGAACGCGCGTTGGACAATATCGTCGCCCGCGACCTCGGCAACCGCATCTGA
- a CDS encoding ATP-binding cassette domain-containing protein, with translation MSLAVEVTGLVKNYGRVRVLDEVDLRIPTGTVMGLLGPNGAGKTTTVRIVTTLLKPSAGSVRVAGIDVLRDPAAARKRIGLSGQYAAVDTNLSGYENLRMVARLYGMSPKQASARATELLDALGLDYAAHRRAGTYSGGMARRLDLAGALVARPSVVVLDEPTTGLDPRGRLDMWKVIGDLVDDGTTVLLTTQYLEEADLLADRITVIDHGRVIARGSADELKTSIGGDRLTVTLAAGQAAAPALAVLAQIGVGEPAHEAGTEEVSVVVGDGSRTMVEALRRLDDAGVCVVDANVHRPSLDDVFLSLTGKPGSAPAMAPENHDLPEEIMS, from the coding sequence GTGAGTCTGGCGGTGGAGGTAACCGGCCTGGTGAAGAACTATGGCCGGGTCCGCGTGCTGGACGAGGTCGACCTACGTATTCCCACCGGCACCGTGATGGGCTTGCTCGGCCCGAACGGCGCGGGCAAGACGACGACCGTGCGGATCGTCACCACGCTGCTGAAGCCATCCGCCGGGTCGGTGCGGGTAGCGGGCATCGATGTGCTGCGTGACCCGGCGGCGGCGCGCAAACGGATCGGGCTGTCCGGTCAGTACGCCGCCGTGGACACCAACCTGTCCGGCTACGAGAACCTGCGTATGGTGGCTCGCCTGTACGGGATGTCCCCGAAACAGGCGAGCGCCCGGGCCACCGAACTGCTCGATGCCCTCGGGCTGGACTATGCCGCGCACCGCAGGGCCGGAACCTACTCCGGCGGCATGGCCCGGCGGCTCGACCTCGCGGGTGCGCTGGTCGCCCGGCCGTCCGTGGTAGTACTGGACGAGCCGACCACCGGGTTGGACCCGCGCGGCAGGCTGGACATGTGGAAGGTGATCGGCGACCTCGTCGATGACGGCACCACGGTGCTGCTCACCACGCAGTATCTGGAAGAGGCGGACCTGCTGGCCGATCGGATCACCGTCATCGACCACGGGCGCGTGATCGCGCGCGGCTCGGCCGACGAGCTGAAGACCTCGATCGGTGGTGACCGGCTCACCGTCACCCTGGCCGCCGGGCAGGCCGCCGCGCCCGCGCTGGCGGTGTTGGCGCAGATCGGCGTCGGCGAGCCCGCGCACGAGGCAGGCACCGAGGAGGTGTCGGTGGTGGTCGGCGACGGCTCGCGCACCATGGTGGAGGCGCTGCGCAGGCTGGACGACGCGGGCGTCTGCGTCGTCGACGCGAACGTGCACCGGCCCAGCCTCGACGACGTATTCCTTTCCCTCACCGGCAAGCCGGGCAGCGCGCCGGCCATGGCACCGGAAAACCACGACCTACCAGAGGAGATCATGTCGTGA
- the bfr gene encoding bacterioferritin has product MDGDNDIVALLNEQLTAELTAINQYFLHAKMQENWGFTKLARHTRHESIDEMKHAELLTDRILFLDGLPNYQKLNALRIGQTVPEQLRADLEIEMEAVDRLRRGIELMRSRGDVTSARIFEHILEDEEKHVDYLETELDLVEKLGEPLYLQRFTETPDD; this is encoded by the coding sequence ATGGACGGCGACAACGACATCGTGGCGCTGCTCAACGAGCAGCTGACGGCCGAACTCACGGCGATAAACCAGTACTTCCTGCACGCGAAGATGCAGGAGAACTGGGGTTTCACCAAGCTGGCGCGGCACACTCGGCACGAGTCCATCGATGAGATGAAACATGCCGAGCTCCTCACCGACCGCATCCTCTTCCTGGATGGGTTGCCCAACTATCAGAAGCTCAACGCGCTGCGCATCGGGCAGACCGTGCCGGAGCAACTGCGCGCCGATCTGGAGATCGAGATGGAGGCGGTCGACCGGCTCCGGCGGGGCATCGAGCTGATGCGTTCGCGCGGCGACGTGACCTCGGCTCGCATCTTCGAGCACATTCTCGAAGACGAAGAGAAGCACGTCGACTACCTGGAGACCGAACTCGATCTGGTGGAGAAGCTGGGCGAGCCGCTGTACCTCCAGCGCTTCACCGAGACTCCGGACGACTGA
- a CDS encoding HdeD family acid-resistance protein has product MTTNSVVEGPLQSLARRAWQTILLTGVMAVILGVLILVWPDITLQAAGIIFGVYLVVTGVLQLVAAFGAPTGTGMRILSFIIGVLSIIVGVFCFRDELASLLLLGLWIGIGWLFRGVALLVAAISEPGMPGRWWQVFFGLVTAIAGVVLIVWPVRSVATLAMVAGVWLIILGIMEIIVAFGVRKEAGTAVPAGV; this is encoded by the coding sequence ATGACGACAAACAGCGTGGTAGAGGGTCCTCTGCAGTCTCTTGCCCGCAGGGCATGGCAAACCATCCTGCTCACCGGCGTCATGGCGGTGATTCTCGGCGTCCTCATCCTGGTCTGGCCGGACATCACCCTGCAGGCCGCGGGCATCATCTTCGGCGTCTACCTGGTGGTCACCGGAGTTCTGCAGTTGGTCGCCGCCTTCGGCGCGCCGACAGGCACGGGTATGCGGATCCTGTCGTTCATCATCGGCGTGCTGTCCATCATCGTCGGCGTCTTCTGCTTCCGCGACGAACTGGCCTCCCTCTTGCTGCTCGGCTTGTGGATCGGCATCGGCTGGCTCTTCCGCGGGGTGGCGCTGCTGGTAGCCGCGATTTCCGAGCCGGGAATGCCGGGGCGCTGGTGGCAGGTGTTCTTCGGTCTCGTGACCGCCATCGCCGGTGTCGTGCTGATCGTCTGGCCGGTGCGCTCGGTGGCCACGCTGGCCATGGTGGCGGGGGTCTGGCTGATCATCCTCGGCATCATGGAGATCATCGTGGCCTTCGGCGTTCGCAAGGAGGCCGGGACCGCTGTGCCCGCGGGCGTCTGA
- a CDS encoding RNA polymerase-binding protein RbpA, whose product MADRVLRGSRLGAVSYETDRDHDLAPRRIARYRTDNGEEFDVPFADDAEIPPTWLCRNGQEGVLIEGTTQEAKKVKPPRTHWDMLLERRSKEELEELLKERLELLKTRRRA is encoded by the coding sequence ATGGCAGATCGCGTACTCCGAGGCAGTCGGCTCGGAGCGGTGAGCTACGAGACCGATCGCGACCACGACCTGGCTCCGCGTCGGATCGCCCGGTACCGGACCGACAACGGCGAGGAATTCGACGTCCCCTTCGCCGACGACGCCGAGATCCCGCCGACCTGGCTGTGCCGCAACGGCCAGGAGGGCGTGCTGATCGAGGGCACCACGCAGGAGGCCAAGAAGGTCAAGCCGCCGCGCACGCACTGGGACATGCTGCTGGAGCGCCGCAGCAAGGAGGAGCTCGAGGAGCTGCTCAAGGAGCGCCTCGAACTGCTCAAGACCCGCCGCCGCGCCTGA
- a CDS encoding ABC transporter permease → MFRDSAIVAHRNLLTILRVPTLLVTATIQPLMFVFLFAYIFGASLGGGQYREFLLAGIFTQTVAFNAAFTTVGLAGDLQKGIIDRMRALPMSRLAVLMGRTLSDLVVNILSLAVMVGCGYVVGWRIHGSVTDAVLAFAVILLFAFAMSWIGALTGLLSPTVEVAQSAGLIWLFPLTFISSAFISAETLPGPLRTIAEWNPITAVSAAGRKLFDNDSPPTFVPPSGWAADHCVEYAVACSVAILAVAVPLALLRYRKVASH, encoded by the coding sequence CTGTTCCGGGACAGCGCGATCGTCGCCCACCGCAATCTGCTGACCATCCTGCGCGTGCCCACCCTGCTGGTGACGGCCACGATCCAGCCGTTGATGTTCGTGTTCCTGTTCGCCTATATCTTCGGCGCCTCGCTCGGCGGTGGGCAGTACCGGGAATTCCTGCTCGCGGGCATCTTCACCCAGACGGTCGCGTTCAACGCCGCGTTCACCACCGTCGGGCTCGCCGGCGACCTGCAGAAGGGCATCATCGACCGGATGCGGGCGCTACCGATGTCGCGGTTGGCCGTGCTGATGGGCCGCACGCTGTCGGACCTGGTGGTCAACATTCTCAGCTTGGCCGTGATGGTCGGGTGCGGGTACGTCGTCGGCTGGCGCATCCACGGCAGCGTCACCGACGCGGTGCTGGCGTTCGCCGTGATCCTGCTCTTCGCGTTCGCGATGTCCTGGATCGGCGCGCTGACCGGCTTGCTGTCACCGACAGTGGAAGTGGCGCAGAGCGCGGGGCTGATCTGGCTGTTCCCGCTGACGTTCATCTCCTCGGCGTTCATCTCGGCCGAGACCCTGCCCGGGCCCCTGCGCACGATCGCCGAATGGAATCCGATCACCGCGGTGTCGGCGGCGGGACGCAAGCTGTTCGACAACGACTCGCCGCCCACTTTCGTCCCGCCCAGCGGCTGGGCCGCCGACCACTGTGTCGAATACGCGGTGGCCTGCTCGGTGGCGATCCTCGCGGTGGCCGTGCCGCTGGCGCTGCTGCGTTATCGCAAGGTGGCGAGCCACTGA
- a CDS encoding glycosyltransferase family 9 protein, with amino-acid sequence MAVLLVLQARGLGDLLTAVPALRALRRAKPHDRIVLAAPQRLKPIVDLIASVDALLPTAELGTLRWNAPPPELAVNLHGASPESLVALSKTQPGRILSFRNSAFPEVSGPEWEPDMHDVDRWCHLLQYDGIGADRRNLGLVPPVSTTSRRDCVVVHVGAGAPARRWPPDRFAAVVRHLLVLGREVVLTGDEYERELALGIAARAGLPIGRVLAGEQSLIDLAATVAEAALVICGDTGVAHLATAFGTRTVLLFGPTPPRWAGPPSHLLGRHAVLWSGRIGDPDADTPDPGLLQIGVSEVIEAVDKQLGKRNWPGTGTERRKTAYRRVG; translated from the coding sequence GTGGCGGTTCTGCTCGTGTTGCAGGCGCGTGGGCTGGGTGATCTACTCACCGCGGTCCCGGCTTTACGGGCGCTGCGCCGGGCCAAACCGCACGATCGCATCGTCTTGGCGGCCCCCCAGCGGCTCAAGCCGATCGTCGATCTGATCGCGTCGGTCGACGCGCTGTTGCCGACGGCCGAACTGGGCACCCTGCGCTGGAACGCTCCCCCGCCCGAATTGGCGGTCAACCTGCACGGCGCGAGCCCCGAAAGCCTCGTCGCGCTGTCCAAGACCCAGCCCGGGCGCATCCTGTCCTTCCGCAACTCGGCGTTCCCCGAGGTGTCCGGCCCCGAATGGGAGCCGGACATGCACGATGTGGACCGCTGGTGTCACCTGCTGCAATACGACGGCATCGGCGCGGATCGCCGCAACCTAGGACTGGTTCCGCCGGTTTCGACGACCAGCCGTCGCGACTGCGTTGTCGTCCACGTCGGCGCGGGCGCACCGGCCCGCCGCTGGCCCCCGGATCGTTTCGCCGCGGTCGTGCGACATCTGCTGGTGCTCGGGCGCGAAGTGGTGCTCACCGGCGACGAATACGAGCGCGAACTCGCGCTGGGCATCGCCGCACGGGCCGGGCTGCCGATCGGCCGCGTGCTGGCCGGAGAGCAGAGCCTCATCGATCTGGCCGCCACCGTCGCCGAGGCCGCATTGGTGATCTGCGGGGACACCGGCGTAGCGCACCTCGCCACGGCGTTCGGCACCCGCACCGTCCTCCTGTTCGGCCCCACACCGCCACGGTGGGCGGGTCCGCCGTCCCACCTGCTGGGCAGGCACGCCGTGCTGTGGAGCGGCCGGATCGGCGACCCGGACGCCGACACCCCCGACCCCGGCCTGTTGCAGATCGGGGTCAGCGAGGTGATCGAGGCCGTCGACAAGCAACTGGGCAAGCGCAACTGGCCCGGCACGGGCACCGAGCGGCGCAAGACGGCGTATCGGCGCGTCGGCTGA
- a CDS encoding metalloregulator ArsR/SmtB family transcription factor — translation MATNGVRALTALADPTRRAIFEALPQAPRSVGELAREVGVTSSAVSQHLRVLRAARLVMMRAEGNRRLYSLDPRGLADARDYLEQFWPSAIAAYSAALRSAATTA, via the coding sequence GTGGCGACTAATGGAGTGCGCGCCCTGACCGCTCTGGCGGACCCGACCCGTCGCGCGATCTTCGAGGCCCTGCCGCAGGCCCCGCGCTCGGTGGGCGAACTCGCGCGAGAAGTCGGCGTGACCAGTTCGGCGGTCTCGCAGCACCTGCGCGTGCTGCGTGCGGCGCGGCTGGTCATGATGCGGGCGGAAGGCAACCGCAGGCTCTACTCCCTGGACCCGCGCGGCCTCGCCGATGCGCGCGACTATCTCGAACAGTTCTGGCCGAGTGCGATCGCTGCCTATTCGGCGGCGCTGCGCAGTGCCGCGACAACCGCCTGA
- a CDS encoding M23 family metallopeptidase, which produces MPVTFPLPIRRGVTRFRRNHAATRVVAASAVVTASLGILAAAQQDQDADASARLVAGKIASGEIRPAEGMAQFALFAPHETQAPHAAPAPEAWDPNRLAQNFARPKTVRPVGGVLTSNYGARWGTMHAGLDFGDPLGAPIAAVTDGVVIEAGPASGFGLWVRVQQDDGTVGVYGHVNDILAAVGQPVRAGDVIATVGNRGYSTGPHLHYEVHLPGGVPIDPQPWLAQRGIDVGHAPED; this is translated from the coding sequence ATGCCCGTGACCTTTCCGTTACCGATCCGTCGCGGCGTGACCCGGTTCCGCCGCAATCACGCCGCCACCCGCGTGGTCGCCGCCTCCGCGGTCGTCACCGCCTCCCTCGGCATCCTCGCCGCGGCACAGCAGGACCAGGACGCCGACGCGTCCGCCCGCCTCGTCGCGGGGAAAATCGCCTCCGGCGAGATCCGCCCGGCAGAGGGCATGGCTCAATTCGCTCTCTTCGCCCCGCACGAAACGCAAGCTCCGCACGCCGCCCCGGCGCCGGAGGCCTGGGATCCGAATCGCCTCGCGCAGAATTTCGCGCGCCCTAAGACCGTCCGGCCCGTCGGCGGGGTGCTCACCTCGAACTACGGCGCGCGCTGGGGCACGATGCACGCGGGCTTGGACTTCGGCGACCCGCTCGGCGCGCCGATCGCCGCGGTCACCGACGGCGTCGTGATCGAGGCCGGTCCCGCTTCCGGCTTCGGGCTGTGGGTGCGCGTGCAACAGGATGACGGCACCGTGGGCGTCTACGGCCACGTCAACGACATCCTCGCCGCCGTCGGCCAGCCGGTCCGCGCGGGCGACGTCATCGCGACGGTCGGCAACCGTGGGTACTCCACCGGCCCGCATCTGCACTACGAGGTCCACCTTCCCGGCGGCGTACCGATCGATCCGCAGCCGTGGCTGGCCCAGCGCGGCATCGACGTCGGGCACGCCCCGGAGGACTGA